CCAAGGCCTGCGGGAAGTAGCCGCGTTCCCGGAAGTGCTGGATGCCGATGTCTCCTTGCCGTTTGCTTAGCTTGGTGCCATCTGCATTCACCAGAAGCGGCAGGTGGCCGAATTTCGGTGGCTGCCAGCCAAAAGCTCTGAGGGAAGACATATCTCTGAGTATACATCATTAAGGAACCCAGAAATACACCCACTTGTAGAGCAGCAAATGCTTGGTGGTGGATATCTGCCACTCCACGCCCCTCAAGACGTGGGTAATGCCCATCAAGTGGTCGTCCACCACGTTGGCAAAGTGATAGGTGGGGAACTGGTCGCTCTTTATGACCACTGGATCGCCTTCGGTGTCGCTAACGTTGTGGTGCACCTGGCCGTAAATGAGGTCCTCCAGTGGTTCCTCGTGATCCGTCAGCTTGAAGCGGATGCAGTGGGGCGTTTCCTTGGCCAGCAGCGAATCCACCTCCGCCGGCGTCAGATGCCGGCACTTGTTATCATAGCGTGGAACTTGCCGGGTTCGCAGCGCCTCCTTACGCAACAGATCCAGACGGCGTTCGGTGCAGAAACACCTGTAGGCAGTGCCATTGCGGAGCAGTTCCTCAATGGCCTTgctggaaatgggaatgggcgtCTGTGTAATCGAGTCTTGAAGCAGGATGTAGCCACTAATCACCTGTAGGTTTCCGTTCGCTGACTTTGCACATAGGGTCCTAGTTGACCGCCAAACCCGGGTCCCTCGTCTATTTCTATGCCCGCCCAGAGCAGATCCTCCACCAGCCGTTCACTGGCACCTGGAACTAGCCGTGTTTGATCCGTGTCCTCGATCCGCAGCAGGAATTTCCCGCCCAAGTGCCTGGCGTACAGGAAGTTGTAGAGGGCTGTGCGCAGACCGCCCAGATGCAGGTGGCCCGTGGGACTTGGGGCGAAGCGGACGCGCACCtggttgtgggcgtggcgcagGCACTGCTGGATCAGGAACCGCGGACTTATCttcaacatatttttctacaaataaaattcctttgccggttttttgtttacacCAAACAGCTGATCGAAACCAGAGCTGTTAACTCGCGTGAAGTTTAACAGTGGCATTACAGCAACGCGTCTTATTTGAATTTATCCGattggaaaatgtaaatgtaaagtTCGTTTTTCTGGAAAGTtattaaaatctttattttttttgtgattaGCCTAATTTCCTGAATTCAAAATGGCAGTAAATCCcgaatacatatatttcagcgctttatttaaaaaatgcagtttCTTTACAAAGAGgaattaataaattagcagCAATTTCTTGTTTATGAACATTCGGCTTAGTTGCAAGTATTACACGGCTCAGGTAGGATGGATTGAAAGTTCTATTTAATGGAGCAATTGGCCAGCTTGCTGGACAGCTTTTCGCCCTCGGGCGTCAGCAGGAAGTTGTCCTTCCACACGGCCAGTCCATCGCTGTTCGTCTTGAAGTCGGCGGAGAGTTTCTCCCACACCTTCTTCTTGGGGTTAAGTTGCTCATCGGGCGTCCCACTGAATCCCTCGAAGGCGAGGCGACTGCCAGGAGTAGCACTTGCTGGCAGCACAATGGGCTCCACCGTCGTGTGGTCAGCGCTGGAGGAGATCGATGAAATGAATTAAAGGATTGCAGAATGCTTTCCATTAAAACTCACTTGGAGGTGCACAGAACCATTCCCTCGGATAAGATGCCGCGCATCTTGGAGGGCTTCAGGTTGCACAGAACCGCCACCAATCGCTGGTCCAGCTCCTCCTGGGTGACAAACTTCACCAGGCCACTAATAATCGTTCTGGGTTCCGCCTCAGCCAAGTCTATTTTCAGCACATAAAGAGTATCGGCATCTGGATGACGCGCCACCTCTACGACCTTGCCTACGCGGATATCCAGGCGATGGGGTGCGTCCTCGTCAGCTccagcagcgggagcagctcCAGCCTTCACCTTGGCAGGCGGCGGATAAGCAGCAGCACTTAGttttctaaaatataaaatatataaagctATTGCTCGCACAATTAATCCTGTATAAATAACATACTGCAGTTCTGGCTTTTCAAAGGCCTTTCGAATGGGATCCAGCAGTCGGTTTATGTACTTCTCCACGGTGCCCTTCAGGTCACCCGGATGCAGTTTGTCCTCCGCGTAGTacttctccagctcctcgtACTTCAGGAAGGTAACATCGCCGCCGTGCTCTGCCTCCCGGTTAACCTCAAAGCCTTCGCCCTCCTTGAACAGCGAGAACAGGACGTGCTTCACGAAGGAAAGCAGGCCGTTGTCGGCAATGTTGCCTGGTTCACAGAAAGCCTTCTTCAGCTTCTTCTTCACGTTGGCCGGAGAGTCCAAGAGATCGATCTTGGAGTCCTCCTCGGAAGAGGACATCTTGCCACCAGCCAAGCCGGGAACTAAAAATATAGATATACAAGGTTTGAATGAAGGTTTATTGTGAAATCAATGGATGACTCACCCATGGGATTCATGAAGTGGATGCGTTTTTCGTAGCCCAACTGCGGCAGGTACTTCTCCGAGAAGGTGAAGATCTTGCGCTGGTCCACGCCACCGAATTGGGCGTCCACCTTGAGGTACTCCTCGTCCAGAGCCTGCAGACCGGGATAGAGCAAACCGGACAGCAGAGGGTACTCCACTTGCTTGACCACCTCTGCGCCCGCCTTCTTCGCATCGTGTTGCGTGACCACGGAGCTGAGCTTGTATACATCCAGGGTGTACTCCTTGGACAGCTGATAGTTGCTGCCCTTGACGAACTTCAGCTTCTCCAGCGGAACTCCGATTGAGCTCAACATGGCCTTGATGACCTGCTCGTAGTACTGGGTGCGCAGCTCTAGCAGAGACCAGGGTGCCTTCATGTTGTCCAGATAGGCGTGGAGATCGGCGAACAGGATGGTCACCTCGCATCCTGCCTTCAGGAAATCGGCAATCTTCGACATGGGCACGAAATAGGCGACATGTGGCTTGCCCGTCGTCGCTGTTCCCCAGTAGATCTTAAGGTCTCGCTCCGCCAGGATCTTTGTCAGCTTGTCGTCGCCGAGCGTTTCCTGCAGATTGCGCGTTATCAGCGCTTTCTTCTCAGCGGGCGTTATTCCGACCATTTTTAGAGCAATTTATCAGATTTTCGCGTGCGCTGCGAAATCACAAAAAGTGAAAGAGGAAGAGCACAACTGCATGCGTGGTGATCAGCTGTTTCTACAGCTGGTCCTAACAGAGCAGTCCTAACAGCATTACTTAGTAGCAGAGGTGTAAGTGGAAAGttaaaaatagctaaaaagaGGCTACAATATTCTCAAATATTTGTCAAAAATATGGAATTGAAAAACCGGTTCAAATGgagttaaatatatataaaaatgccGCAGTCTTTAGTACTAGTACCACAAAAAATGCAGGTCGTGAAGCGCTTTATTAACGATAATATATCCGCGCTAGCTTCAAATTCGTATTACTCCGCTCATAGAGCTTGCTCAAAGTTGCACGGTATGTCAAAAATGTTGCagttttatgaattatttatgcaataaGAGTCACCAACAATGAATGCACAGTTCTTGAGGAGATTGcatttttctgtttctatACGAAGCGCAAagagttttcccatttttaaaGCTACCACTATATCGGTATTTCGATAAAAGTTGGGTACGACCTACAACACTTTTTTCGCCAAGTGGCAACGTATGAAACTCGCGGTAATTcagaaataaaatagtttcGAAGAACAAAGATGTCGAGGAAAATATCGATGTTGAAatgtgtaataaataaataaatatgaattaaaataaatacgtttaaAAACAACTAATTCATTTTAGACTATTAACAACTTCTTTTTGGAAGACCAGGAAAATGGCCCTAAAAAGCGCGACGCTGCCTAGTGGCCTCGTCTTGAGCAGTGCGTGAACCAGCCTGATAGGGTCCGTCAAGAGGTGAGGGGGAGCCGTTAGAGAGACGACGTCGTGAGCAGCGCGAAGACgcggatgaagaagaagatcaAGATCAGCAACATTACCGTTGAgaaaatgtacatacatacattaaaaaataataaaaagaaaatgtgttctttttttaatttaaaacttaacGGATTATAAAGTTTTTcgacaaattacaaaaattctTTAATGAGATATGATTGaccacatttaaaaaaaatctgcGTTcttgaaatttaatatttatatgtatattttaattttaataaattgatatCTTCTGACTACTTCTGATACTGACTATATTCAAGTGAATGAACTGGTGAGTCTTAGCTGCTTTGTAGATTTTTGCCATTGCACACACTTTCtaaaaattttgtaatttttaatcaattattttTCGCGCCTAATTTCGCTTGATATGCGGAATACAGATAGCCGCACATCGTCTTTCTCGCAACAATAAAGATCtacatatttacaatatttcaTTGCACtgtcataaaaaaatataaaattaaattacacttTGGTAACGCGTTAGCACTAGATGATTGCCTCGTCTGTCTTTGGTCCTCGACGTCGTCCATCAACTCCTGTAAAGACGGTCAGCTGAGGATCCAccattaatattatattttcggCAGGCCCTATGTCCTGATGTCTCTGTAACGAGCATCTTGACCATGTTCAGGCGTTCGTAGTGCGGCGCTGTCGTGGTTGCTACTTCTTGGATCCTGGGTCGGggcaaagacattagaataacatgatgcgtaacgccatacgatttttttgcacacgattttttcgtcgtggctccaggctctctcgaaattttgttcaaaagccagagagcggagagctctagagccaccagctctcttgcacacatgcattgtaaaaatgacaaaatatgcccttcatcttagaagttcttagactttaaatctatattattttttataaattgaaaccacttaaaaactgtagtcttgcattgccttaacataacaattattcaaattcaaaacagaaataataatagcacaatctatgtacataataatgcataataattttaaaatatgactttatattagaataattgtcattagagtattcagcgtgcgacgtgtgaaaaatataagaagacaataattcttcggtgcttatgtccgcacttcaTGAAatcaaagacattagaataacaagatgcgtaacggccatacattggttttgcactatgcagccacttttttggtgacgaccaaaattgcactcttttcgctcgcctaaaattgagagcgtaaaaatctaaaaattgaattgtcttcctattattctaatgtctttggtcgGGGTGAGTGTAAAGGTCTGGATATGATCGAGTCCGAGCTCatcacagaaaaaaataaaaccaccATTTAATGCATTAAaagtaacattttttttattttattaagtgtattttttatattttatagtcATCATTTTTGGCTGAAcagaacataaaatatttattttaaattctcaatttaaaaacaagacaGAAACGAACTGGCGCTGcggaatctgcatgcttaatattaactttctagctcttAAAGTTTCTTGAAACTAgaagttcatacggacggacagatagaCTCACATGGCCGGATCGTCTATTGATCCGAAACGCTTCCGACTATCTGGCACAGACTTTTCAGCAATTCTATTATACCCTGTTACACTACGAGTAATAGTAAGGGTATAATGAAAGCAAAGCATATTGTTTCATTATTTGGCACCGAATTCGCCCTCTTTCTTTCTCGCTCCCGAGCATTTAATCGCCTCGTTTAAATTCGCCTGTATATTTTACATACGTGTAATTTGACATGAACATGAGGTTTGTATCTTGGGTTGTGAAATTCGCCTGTACATTTTACTTACGTGTTGTGAACTCGAACGAAGAGCTTACGTTTtccatataaattaaataaaacaagaaaaaacgcTATTGTCGAGTTTCACGTCTACCACATTTCCGTTACTCAgctttacaagactaatgaaacaaaatcaaaccattttacaaaagtgtaggcgtggcataTTGGGCGGCTTGTAGGCATTacaatgggcgtggcaacgttcTGAAACCTGCACAGTGTAGGCGTCACTAGAATCTGCATTCTTAGTCTCAACTTCCTAGTCTAAAAAGTTCCTAGATCGCAGCATTGCTAAAcaagataatatatatatatatattgtgtaGGGTCCGAAACGCATCCGTCTACctcttacatacttttcaacgaatttagtataccccTTTATTTTACATGTAATTAATATTAGCATTATCAAGTCGGATATTTTGTAGTCGTAGAATAtccataaaatgaaatgaatgcaCGGTAAGGTAGTTTTAAAATCTACGAATCATGTTAATTGACGATACGAAGtaacttttttactttttaattagctGGCAAGATGCCACTTGGGACCCCAATAGTATTTGACTAAAGGAACAACATCCTTGAATAGGTAATCAACGGCAACTCCCCCGCCAACAATTACCATCAGAAGCGGGAATACAAAttgagaaaatattattaacagGCCGtattaaatttcattgaaGGGAGGAAGAACAAAGCGGAAgtaaatttcattattttgatttcaacGAGATCAATCTTCTGCCGCGTCATCGTCGTCATTATGACGCTGATCATGATGAGCAAGCTGGCATCGGATCAGCGCAGCCGCAGCGACCGTTAACACCCATTGCAGTTTTCAGAATTGTTAGAGGAAACTTCCCGTAAACCCCAAATCGCAACCCTATAATACAAACTATCCTCCATTCCATACTACTCCATACTATACCAAACTGACGCTGCAGTTGCGCGCCGAGCTGTCAGACGTTGATTGCGACGATGCCGCTTTGTGCGAGCGTGTTTTTTGTGCCCCCTTCGACGATTTCGGGCCAGGATAACGAACTGCAGAGGACTCCGGATCGGAAACCCTCTCGCGTCTACCCTTTTCACGGCATTGAATTTCCCCCTTTCGTTTTTTAGGCCGtctcgcatttgtttttgttttgtcctCGGCGAGATTTTTTTAGCAGCGGGTTGAATGATTTTTTGCGCAGCTGCTCTGGGTTGTAGGGTTTTGTGAAGCGCTGTTTGTTGATCGCCACTTGATGGGAAAACACTCCAGTTTCGACTTCGATCGGAGTGTAGGTGTTAGAGATCACTAAAGGGAAAACTTTACTGCGGGTCTACCGAGATCCAGAAGAAATTAGCTATCTTGCTTACGAAATGATCAAGAAAATGTGGCACCAAAAGGTCACTTAAGTTCCTTGCCAGCTTTCCCCACTcatcccatttttttttaggggaaaagaaaacaaaaagcaaggGAAGTGTTCAAAAAACCGTAAGTAATTGCCGGGATATgcgtgcaaatattttctatttttgccCAAAAACCCTAACCATTTTTTACAGTTTTCGCTAACCCTCCCCTcgtttgcaattaaaaaagcaaaaaatccATAGAAAACCGAGACCTATTTGGACTCGGGTTCACTGTGCAAAAAGGCTAGATGAGGAGCGTGATTGTGCAATGATCGGGAAAACGAAATCTGAACTTAATGCACTCTGCccggagaaatggaaaaattgcTTGATTGAGTGACAGTCCACGAGTATGTGGAGCGGATGATATATGGGTTTTCCTGTGATCTTGAGGATTCCATGCAAATTAGGGGTTGCTCTGCTCCCAATTCATTTGTCCCTCCTTCGGAGTCTCAAATTAGTTGCGCATCTTGCGATCACATTTGTCTGGGTCGCTTGGCttctttttaccttttttaaGATTGACAAAAGAAGGGACCAAATCCTGTAAAAAATCTACGTTTTTTCCTTTTAGCAAGGCGCTTCTTCGAGGGGAGGAAGATCTGTTTGTTACCTGGCCCCTGACATTTTCCCACATTCCCTACAGTTCATTCACCTTTTAGGGCAGGGATCACTGAGATGTGCATCGGTTGCAGCATCAACATCCAAGATTATGTTCCGTCTGCCGGATCCCCGAAGAAGTGGTTCAAATTATCAAAAGGGTTAGTTCCTAAGCTGTTAAAATGCAACACAGACTGCGTTAATTCGTTTTGGCATAATGAGTGTATTCATAGTCATCTGCGAGTCAAATGCAGAACTAGGCACTTTAATCCTTTATCCTCATGCTAATCATTTTCCTAGCAACACATCTTATTAATCTAATGTCTAAGGAATGAGACGTTACCTTGTAGTTTTGTTGTAAATGTATTAAAGagattattttaataatttatacttGTAAAGGAACTTATGTGCcagattttttgtttcttgaaaATCTAAAACAAATCCGACTAATTTTGCATTATGGacacattaataaataaataaataagtaatcaagaccaaatttatatatatgaattgGTAAAAATAATTCAGATGCTAGATgtaaaaattctttttaatattattgtgaaaaaaaatggttttttttaattattaggTGAGTTTAAAATGTTAGTTCTAGGACTAGTTAGTGATTTTGTATACTAAGTATCTTTCctttaaaataaacttaagCTACTTTCCGAATAATTTCTTTCTGTTAGaaaattattgaattttagacataatttcatttaaaatgatttgtaCGTCGTAAGCAATCAAAGTAGCATTAATGATGTATTAAATACTTATCTCTCGTAAGCAATTAAATCGGCGTTAATATATGCCATTTAACTGATCGCTGCAGCCTTTGTTCCGTATCTTTCAtcgtttaattaatttaaatttattccaaGTGGCTCTCCCGTGAGCtgccaaacaatttcatttactctttttaaataaaaaaatgcaaatgaaccaagaattaaaaaaaaaaaaatttaatttgacagACAGGCAGAGGACTAAACAGAAAGAGAAGACCAGAGGTCCTTTGAAACCGAAGCGGGAAGAGCAAGCGAACTGCCAGAAATCACGGATCTGAAAAAGCGCGCCAAACGAGGAATTTGTAAAAAACGACCGAAACAAAGAGAGGATCGAAATTCGCAgtttgctgttgccgttgccgtctGGGATTATTGGGCAAGGACAAGCTCATGATGATGGAAACGCAGATCATGACGCTCGGGATAATGATGATACGAGACTCTGTTTGCACAATTTGCAGGCTCACACACACGGGCACACAATCGCAATAGCAATCGCAATCAAACAATAGGGAGAGCCGAAGGCAACCCGTTTTTTAAGGGTTTCCCATTCAGCCTGCCAAGGGGATGAACATCATCCTCCAGcctcctcccccctcccccctccccactCCCCGTGTCCTTCCAAATTACGTTTCACCCCTTTGTAAAACTCTAAAAAAAAGAGGCGAGAGCGATCGTTTCAAACTTTTTTGCAGCAGCCGCTGCGgatactttaaaaaattcttgTCGACGCATTCGAACGGGGAATTAGTCGTGAAAAGTGCGTGGCCGGATGAGCAGCATAGCTCCGAAATCTTCTTCaaaatttcttaaatttcttatattttgtcTTGACGGAAATTAAAACATTGCTTTAATTGTATATATCTCCTTAAACTCCGCAACGatgttgtatttaaataaagaagCATTTTACCGGGAAGTACAACCATTACAAAATCTTAAATTTATtcgaaaaaaatttttaaataatggtCCCTACTTGGTTTCAACAGTTTCAATTTAATAGttcaaattaaagaaataacttttttaaattccattaagCTTATTAATTTTATCGGAATTACAGTACtattttcgaatttctttaaatacaTTGATCTATTAAGAAAAAACTCTGTAAGTTTCTTAGAACCTGGCATAAAGTATCCGATATCCGACtcacaaaaatttgaaaagtgcGCGGCAAAAATTAAGGACAACGTACGTACATACATTCatatcaaatttataaaaagcaCGTGGTTCTGGCGAAatattttttggattttgcgCATTTGAAACTTTAAAGTGTAAAAAGAGAGAGCGAAACGAATCAAAAACCAAAGCAGACGTCGCGTGGAgagcaaaaagtgaaaaacgccgacaaaataatagcaaaagAAAACTTATGAAATCGAACTCGCAGCACATTCTGGTCCCAATCATTTGTTTAAAACAAACGTTCaaaagttacaaaaaaaaaaacaaacaactaaatttaaaaactaatcaaaacaaaaaagataAAGGTTTACCAAGaataaaaagattaaaatcAGCTAAATTCATGCTATGCAATATTGGTGAATATTTTTGGTAAGCCTGGACACACTCAAATTCGGCAAACCCAGAACCATTTGGACTAAAAGAACTTTGTGAACTTTGTGAAACGGCTCGAAAAAACCAATGCACCGTATTCAAAATTTCCACACTACTTTAATTTGAGGCATTCTTACCATGTGCATTTTTACTATACGTGCGTATAGAGACAGTAgacacttttcactttttcaaaGATGGCCGCCGGGAGTGAGAAGGACACCAGGCGGGGGGTGGTTGCGTTCGGCGGGAGTGTGAAGGGGGGAGGGAGGCGGCTGTTGCTCTTTTATAAACAATGTAAAGAGGAATGACTTGCTGTAATATTCCCCTCTATCATCTATATCAGTTTCTTTGATTATAACAATTCAAATTTGGGTACACAATCTGAATCAAAAGCTTCATTACTTCCACTATTACACAAAGGGGCTCCAAGATTTCCCCGTACgccttaataaataaaaaaaaaaagaaaaaaaaacttccaCTATTGAAAAGGATGCCCTCCGAAGTAGGCAACATTCGGAGAGCTACAAAAatacaatcaaatataataaatcaaaaaaaattaaaaaataatttaaaaacatatcaTTTTATCAACAGATTAAATTACACTAAAATacgcatatttttataaataagttcAAAATGAATCGGATAAAATTTTCACTGATTTCTGACAAGTCTAAAGTTAAAACATCAATAAAAAATCCAAAAGGGGTATCTTTTTGCGCATTAATGGTAAATCTTGGCATCTGTAAacttgcaaaaaaaattaatctttattttattgatttcacgatccataaatgtattaaaatttatgcaataGCTTGTTTATAAAACCACAACTTAATAATTCCAATATACACAACATTTTCATAACTGAGACAACGATCCAAATAATAAGAtggtaaattaaaaatatataatacgTGTACCTATTCCAAATCGAACTTAATTGTCACAATCTAATTAAATTAGCGAACAAAAGGTTTTCGACATATTTCCAGTTTTGCAGACGCCATTTTTGCAATCACATATAACAAAACAGAACCCAATAAAACTAGAACCACCCCTCGCTCTGGCAAGTAGATCATTTTGGGCCGGACAGCCCGGCTGACTGACAGACTGACCATGCAAAGCCACAGAACAGAGCTCTCTCTATAACGCCAACTACCCCTAGAAGTGACagtcaccaccaccaccaccaccaccaccgaaacTCAGCTCTTGTGGAATGGTCAAGCGGCGTGGAATGGTATagctaaacaaaaagaaacaataacaatataGTGGTAGGCGGGGAGGGTGATTATCCATCCACATATGTGAGTGCATTTGGAAAGACCTTGTGCTGGTCAGTAAAGGCTGAAAAACCGGCCAATGGCCACTGGCCagtgggtatgggtatgggcatgGGAACAAAATGGCAAAGTTGAAGGAAAATGTCACTTGTAGAACCCGAGAACTCTAAGAGCAAAACAATGCTTGGCAAAACTATTTAACTATGTAAATTCATCAGGTATAGAGGCAACTTAGGGAAAATTGCAGTTCTCCACTTCTAGCTTCTACACGAATCCCTTACACAAATCAAAACGCAGTACTAAACTGCAACATAAAAGATAGCTAGACATTGTTTTTTTGACCGagataataaattttattagtGATACGCAATAGAAAAACATAACCCTTTGTGAATAAAAAATTCATCAAGAGGTTTTGTacacaattaaaaataaagggTCATAGTTTATCTACAAACTAACGATTACAACCATTATTACcattatttacaaattaacCATTGGCATTACGACTCAATCAAAAGAACACTTTACATTTGTGCttacaaacaaaattaattacatatatataaaggACTTAGCtgcataataaattttttttaaatatgtgactcattttaaatttttgcaccCTAAATCAG
This genomic interval from Drosophila teissieri strain GT53w chromosome 3L, Prin_Dtei_1.1, whole genome shotgun sequence contains the following:
- the LOC122615694 gene encoding probable glutamate--tRNA ligase, mitochondrial, with protein sequence MLKISPRFLIQQCLRHAHNQVRVRFAPSPTGHLHLGGLRTALYNFLYARHLGGKFLLRIEDTDQTRLVPGASERLVEDLLWAGIEIDEGPGFGGQLGPYVQSQRTETYSKAIEELLRNGTAYRCFCTERRLDLLRKEALRTRQVPRYDNKCRHLTPAEVDSLLAKETPHCIRFKLTDHEEPLEDLIYGQVHHNVSDTEGDPVVIKSDQFPTYHFANVVDDHLMGITHVLRGVEWQISTTKHLLLYKAFGWQPPKFGHLPLLVNADGTKLSKRQGDIGIQHFRERGYFPQALVNYVVSAGGGFEHRANAKQQLLSMRELYEQFHIERVNSHPSRLNPELLDDLNRLEIVQRLSGNESRTKLVKEVQQLVKQAYPQQSNLDLAEDHILDVLHWSSKRLVLLQDLSSSKLSFLWVKPSDFQIKDLTAEQLNHILQLINAIQDFHKDELNVKLKSFAQEEKIKFPQMMKTLRAALSGLKEGPGVAEMMEILGKAVTLERLKAALPKESVHLEQHQ
- the LOC122616758 gene encoding tyrosine--tRNA ligase, cytoplasmic gives rise to the protein MVGITPAEKKALITRNLQETLGDDKLTKILAERDLKIYWGTATTGKPHVAYFVPMSKIADFLKAGCEVTILFADLHAYLDNMKAPWSLLELRTQYYEQVIKAMLSSIGVPLEKLKFVKGSNYQLSKEYTLDVYKLSSVVTQHDAKKAGAEVVKQVEYPLLSGLLYPGLQALDEEYLKVDAQFGGVDQRKIFTFSEKYLPQLGYEKRIHFMNPMVPGLAGGKMSSSEEDSKIDLLDSPANVKKKLKKAFCEPGNIADNGLLSFVKHVLFSLFKEGEGFEVNREAEHGGDVTFLKYEELEKYYAEDKLHPGDLKGTVEKYINRLLDPIRKAFEKPELQKLSAAAYPPPAKVKAGAAPAAGADEDAPHRLDIRVGKVVEVARHPDADTLYVLKIDLAEAEPRTIISGLVKFVTQEELDQRLVAVLCNLKPSKMRGILSEGMVLCTSNADHTTVEPIVLPASATPGSRLAFEGFSGTPDEQLNPKKKVWEKLSADFKTNSDGLAVWKDNFLLTPEGEKLSSKLANCSIK